In Bradyrhizobium sp. WD16, the genomic stretch GGCGCCTCCTCGATCAGCCCGGCATGGAGCGCGATCCCGGCCATGGGAATCCGGGGCCTCGGCTTGTGGCGCCCCCAGATGCTGGTCAGCTCGAAGGCGCGGCGCAAGGTGCGCCCCTTCGCCTGCGCCATCATGATCGCGGCGGTCGCCTGCGGCTCGGCGAGAATGGCGGTGGAGACCCTGCCGGCGGCGAGCATCTGCGCCGCCTCCATGGCGGTCTGGACATAGCTCAAGCTCATGTCCTTCTCGGCATCCATGCGCTCCATCCTGGCGATGGCCCGGAAGGTCAGATCCGGCATGTCGTGGCGAAAGAAGCCGAGCACGGGTTTTCCCGCGAGGTCGTGAAAGTCCGCGATGCTGTCGTCGTCCGTGACCACCGCAAGATGCCCCATGCCGAGCAGACACAGCATCCTGAGCGGCAGGCCTCGCGCAGCGAGATTGGCGGGGACGTGGCTCGGCGTCGTGAACAGCCGGGTCCGGCCGGAGACGATGCCGGCGCGCAGATCGTCAGTGGTCCGCCACAGGCGGAACGTTGCGCCGGGCGCGGCGGCGGCCAGGGCGCCCGATGCCATCAGTTCGACGAGGACGATGGTGGACCCGTTCGGTGCGCCAAGGATCTCCAGCCCCGCCAACGGCGCCGTGAGGGCGCTGTGCGCGGTGATTCCGGCGAGGGGCAGGCTGCCGAGGCCGGCGAGGCAGGATCGGCGCGTCAGGAAAGGAGGCATTTCAGGTCTCGATGGGATGGAGGCTGTCGTCGGGTCGGGTAATGATGTCAGCAACTATGAAACGTGGGAGCCGAACGGGAAATTCAAGATATGGGCCAGCGGGGCGAAGCCTTCCTGGAGGTGGATATTGTCGGAGATCCGACAATTTGGCGGATCGACCATCGATATATTGAATGAAATATAACGTTGTCGGCTGCCAATGTCACGGAGCGAACCAAGGGGCGTCGTCCGCCTGTTCCCGTCCTGTGCCGAGAAGGGGCCGCCTCGGCTTTTCCCCGAGGCGGATGTCGATGACAGAAGGGCATTATTCCGCGGGATCGTCGGCGTTTCATTATATTCACTTGAACATATCGAATTGGCAATCGCAGGCGAGGCGGCTGGTATCGCTCTTGCTTTGACGCTCCGCAGCATTTCGTCGTCCAACGTCCTTCGGCAGGTGAGCGGCCATCCGGCAAGCTGCGGCGAATGCGGTACCAGGAGAAGAACCATGAGCCTGAGACAAATCGCATTCTACGGCAAGGGCGGGATCGGCAAGTCGACCACCTCCCAGAACACGCTGGCGGCGCTGGCCGAGATGGGCCACCGGATCCTGATCGTCGGCTGCGATCCCAAGGCGGACTCGACCCGTCTGATCCTGCACGCCAAGGCGCAGGACACCATCCTCAGCCTGGCCGCCAACGCCGGCAGCGTCGAGGACCTCGAGATCGAGGAAGTGATGAAGATCGGTTACCGCGACATCCGCTGCGTCGAGTCGGGCGGTCCGGAGCCGGGCGTCGGCTGCGCCGGCCGCGGCGTCATCACCTCGATCAACTTCCTCGAGGAGAACGGCGCCTATGAGGACATCGACTATGTGTCCTACGACGTGCTCGGCGACGTGGTGTGCGGCGGCTTCGCGATGCCGATCCGCGAGAACAAGGCGCAGGAAATCTACATCGTGATGTCCGGCGAGATGATGGCGATGTACGCCGCCAACAACATATCCAAGGGCATTCTCAAATACGCCAATTCCGGCGGCGTGCGCCTCGGCGGCCTCGTCTGCAACGAGCGCCAGACCGACAAGGAGCTCGAGCTGGCGGAAGCGCTGGCCAAGAAGCTCGGCACCCAGCTGATCTACTTCGTGCCGCGCGACAACATCGTGCAGCACGCCGAGCTGCGCCGCATGACCGTGCTGGAATATGCCCCGGATTCAGTCCAGGCCAACCACTATCGGACGCTGGCGCAGAGGGTCCATAACAATGTCGGTAAGGGCATCATCCCGACCCCGATCACCATGGACGAGCTCGAGGACATGCTGATGGAGCACGGCATCATGAAGGCGGTCGACGAATCCCAGATCGGCAAGACCGCTTCCGAACTGGCGACGGCCTGAGCCGGAAGGAATGCGGTCGCCCAGCCGCGGCTTGGCCGGGCGACCGATGTTCTCCATCCGGTTTTGCTAGTGCGGTGGATCTGACGCTCGATTCAGCATCGGAGCGAGCTCTTCATACGAGCATCAGATCCAGAACCGGGACACTAGTGTCCCGTTTCCAACGTTCGTATCCCATTGCAGCAGGCGCTCATACGAACGTTGGAAACAAGGGGACACTAGCAATGATCGTGATTCTAGTGTGGTTTTGGATCTGACGCTCGTTCGAAGAACTCGCTGCAATACTGAAACGAGCGTCAGATCCACCACACTAGTGTCCTGTCTCCGAATTACCGCTTCGTTTGCCTCACCCTCGCACGGTAATTCGGAGACATCAGGACACTAGCAAAATCAAAAAGCTAGTGTGGCTTATGTCTCGCAATTGCCTACGAGAGGCTTGCCGCAAAGGCGGTAGGCAATTGCGAGACGCCACACTAGGCCGGGATGGTTTCGGTCGTGGGGATCGAGTTCAATGGATGACCGGCGGTCCATCATCGTCTATGGGCTGGGTGAGCGAGCCTCCGCGATCGCGCGCATGATGCTTTTGTCCGGCCACGCCGTGGCGGTTCACGAGGCCAGATCGCCGTCGGTTCTGCGTCGGAAGATGGCGTTTTCCGACGCCTGGTACGACGGCGCCGCGGCTCTCGACGGGGTCGAGGCGCGCCGCGCCGACAGCGACGCCGACTTCCTCGTCGCTCTGCGCAGCGGCACCGCCATTCCCGTTCTGACTCATCCTCTCATCGATGTGGTGGGGCGGTGGCCGTGGGATGTCGTGATCGACGCCCGCGATATTTTCGATCCGATCGAGCGATCGCGGCGCGGTACAGCGGAGCTGACCATTGCGCTCGGTGCCGGTGCGGTCGCGGGATCCGACTGCGATCTCGTGATCGAAACAGGCGGCCCTGATCCGGGAGCCGTGATCCGTGCCGGACGAGCGCGTCAGGATTGTCCCGTGCGTCGCCGGATGGATGGCCCGGTATTGGCGCCCGTTTCCGGCGTATTCGTCTCGTCCCGGATGATCGGCGAGGTAGTCGACGCCGGCGAGTTGATCGGGGCGGTGGACGAAATGCCGGTGGTCGCTCCGGGGCGACGACGGATTCTCGGGCTTCAGCGCTCGCCGCGCTCGGTCAGGGCAGGGGAGGTTCTCGCTGAACTCACGGCGCAGCGGAGCCGCAAGGTCTGTGGCGTTGACTCCGCCGACCAGCTGATTGCGCGAGCTGTCGCCTTCGCCATCGACCTCGAGCTCAATTGGCCCTCGCTTCGCTTCGAAAACCTCAAATGGTGAGCGGTTGAACGTCGTTCAGGCCTGCACCCGCCGCGTCGTCGCTGCACGAGCCCGCCCGTTACCGAACACGTCGGCTCTCCGCGGCGGCGTCGATTGCGCCGCCTCTACCCGCCGCCAGAATTCGAATTGATTCAGATCAAAGACAGCGCTGCGCTGCGACAGGACTATTTTTCATGGTGCCTCATGCGCGGCCAAGTGTGGAAACTGCATATTGTTTTGGCATTCGTTATATCCAGTAAACTATAACGATGACTTCGATGGAATGCGCAATCGCTGCCGCGCGTGAGTGCCCAAAAGATAGCCAATCGCGGGCAATGGATGTCCCGCCTCAGTGAGGAGAATGGCAGAAATGGCGGCTCAGATTCAGACCAAGCTTAGACCTGTCGAGGACGACAGCGCGGTGCCCGACGAGGTGCTGGTGCATGTGCGCTTCCACCCGAGCGCGGAGATCATGTTGATCGGTGAGCAGCCGGCTCGCGTCAGTGCGAGCGACTGGTTCAAGCACCTGCTTGCAAACGCCTCGCAGTATTATCAGGTCTTTGCCGGCGGTCGCGGCTTCTTTCGCATTCCGCGCCAGCGGTTTGAGGCCATCGTGAGTGCATTGCCGCAGTAAAGGCGTCGCGCTCGCGAGGACACCGGAGCCGGGCGGTGTCCCTCGTGCGTGCCCAGTTGGGATGAAAGTCGTGGACGAGGAGTTTTCACCGCCGTTTGCAGAGGGATCGCTTTCACGCGATCCGGCAGCGGAATTCCGTGGCGGCCCGGGATGACGGCGATCGAATCGTCTGGCCCGTTCAGGGAGCTGCACCTGGCTTTTGCCCGCATCCTTGCTGCCCGGCATGCGCCTGGCATGCTGATCGATATGCTGGTCGGACAGGCCTTCGATCTGTTCGAAGACAATATCGGCGTCCAGACGCAGGATCTGCCGCCGCTTGCCTGTCAGAAGGGATGTCCGTCGTGCTGCATCTTGCGGGTGACGGCGACCGCACCGGAAATCTTTCTGCTGGCTGACTATGTCCAGCGAATCGACGCGACGCCGCAGGGCGCTGCTCTCGCTCTGCCGAGGCGCATCGCTCACGCCCATCGAGCTACCGGGGGGCTCGCCGAGGCGGAGCGGATGGCATTGCGCAAGCCCTGTCCATTCATCATTCACGGCGTGTGTATCGTCCATCCGGTGCGGCCGTTGGCCTGCCGCGGCCATGCCTCATTCGACCGCCGGGCCTGCGCCCGGGCCGCGGCGGGACGCGATGTGGAGGTCCCGGTTTCGGAACCGCACCTCAATCTGCGCGGACTGATCCAGAATGCGCTGCAGTCGGCGCTGCGCAGCGCCGGCCTGTCCTGGGGGCTCCATGAGATGAACCACGGGCTCGTGCTCGCTCTCGACGGCCATGGCAGGCGAGGTCGGTGGCTGGAGGGCGGCGACAGCCTTGGGCCAATCGTCGCCGAGTTTGATGCCACGAGCGCGGCCGAGCGCTTCGACCAGCTTCTGGCGAATTGACCTTCGAGGCCGAGCGCAGTACTCGCTCCGTTCATTCGGACGTAGCGGGCAGGCCGTCAGTACGACTTCAATGTCTCGCAGACGCGCCCCAAGCAGGCGCGCGAGGCTGAGCCCGGACCAGAGGCGTCCCGTTTCGTTCCCTGCCACCAGGCCTGCAGTGCCGCGGGTCTGCAGGCCAGTTTGACACTCATGCCCTCTGCGAATCGCAGCCATTCGTTGAAGCGCCATGTTGCGACGGCAATCACGACGGGAATATCCATTTCGAGCGCAGCGAGGATCAGGCCGCAAAGCCCGTGGCCTTCGCTCTCCTGGCGTCCAAAACGGCTGATGATGACGAGATCGGCGCCGTTCGCCAGCTCGGCGGCGATCTGCCGGCCGGCATCGACAAGCTGTCCGGGATCGAGCCGGCAGCCCTCGGCGCCGGGGCCGAGCTGTCGCCACAGGCCGATGCGGCGGCCGGAATGGATGATGACGCCTGAGGGCTCGTGGCAAGCCTGCCGCCGTCGCGCCGACTGGATCAGTCCGACGACGCGGCATCCGCGGCTGCGGAGCGACATGGCGAAGTGGCGAAGGACGGCATCCGGATCGTCGCCGTCGCGATAGACGATTGCCGCCAGGTCGCTGTGTGAATCAAACATCGTCCCTTGCTCGCCGCTTGCGACGGCCGCGCTGAGCGCGGCCATCGGGCCGCGTCACCGCGCGCCGTTGATGATCTGAAGTTGGGTGAATTCCGCAAGTCCTTCTTCGGCGAATTCCACCCCGATGCCAGACTGTTTGGCACCGCCGAACGGGATGTGCGGCGCCATGTCGATATGCTTGTTGATCCAGACCGTGCCGGCATCGATCCGGTTAGCGATCTGATACGCCCGCTCAGGATCCGACGACCAGACCGAGGCGCCGAGACCATAGCTGCTGGCATTGGCTCTGCGGATGGCATCGTCCGGCTCGGAATATCTGATCAGCGGTAGCACCGGACCGAATTGTTCCTCATCGACCAGACGGGAGCCTTCCTCGATGTCGCGCACGATGGTCGGCTTGATGAAATAGCCCGGCCTGTCCATGGCCTCGCCGCCGGCGACGATCTTGCCATTAATGCGCGCGTCCTCGAGGAAGCTCTTCACCTTCTCGTACTGCATGCGGTTCTGCAGTGGTCCCAATTTGGTGCCTTGCTTGAGGCCGTCGTCGACGACCGCGCTGTTGGCCAGGGCTGCGAGCTCTTCGCACAACTCGTCGTAGACGGCTTCGTGGACGTAGAGACGCTTGATCGCGAGGCAGACCTGACCGCTGTTCTGGAATGCGCCCTCGAAGATGCCGGGAGCGACCTTCTTGGGGTCGACATCGTCGAGGACGATGCCGGCGTCATTGCCGCCGAGCTCGAGGGTGATACGCTTCAGCGTTTGCGCCGCGCTTGCCATCACCTTTCGTCCCGTCGACGTCGAGCCGGTGAAGGAGATTTTGCGCACGTCGGGATGGCGCGTCAGCGCGTCACCGAGGTCGTTGGCGTCGGCGATCACGTTGAGCACGCCGGGTGGCAGGATTCCGGCTACCAGTTCAGCAATGCGCAGCGTCGACAGCG encodes the following:
- the nifH gene encoding nitrogenase iron protein, whose translation is MSLRQIAFYGKGGIGKSTTSQNTLAALAEMGHRILIVGCDPKADSTRLILHAKAQDTILSLAANAGSVEDLEIEEVMKIGYRDIRCVESGGPEPGVGCAGRGVITSINFLEENGAYEDIDYVSYDVLGDVVCGGFAMPIRENKAQEIYIVMSGEMMAMYAANNISKGILKYANSGGVRLGGLVCNERQTDKELELAEALAKKLGTQLIYFVPRDNIVQHAELRRMTVLEYAPDSVQANHYRTLAQRVHNNVGKGIIPTPITMDELEDMLMEHGIMKAVDESQIGKTASELATA
- a CDS encoding ABC transporter substrate-binding protein, giving the protein MPPFLTRRSCLAGLGSLPLAGITAHSALTAPLAGLEILGAPNGSTIVLVELMASGALAAAAPGATFRLWRTTDDLRAGIVSGRTRLFTTPSHVPANLAARGLPLRMLCLLGMGHLAVVTDDDSIADFHDLAGKPVLGFFRHDMPDLTFRAIARMERMDAEKDMSLSYVQTAMEAAQMLAAGRVSTAILAEPQATAAIMMAQAKGRTLRRAFELTSIWGRHKPRPRIPMAGIALHAGLIEEAPELLAAIRAGLAPARDRVMADPAAAAKLAEAKMEMRPQIFEKAFPHLNIDVVSARAGKSELADFYATLLDLEPEALGGRLPPDDFYLDL
- a CDS encoding aldehyde dehydrogenase family protein codes for the protein MSDYRLLIGGELVQGDATMAVLNPATEEVLALCPRASETQLNAAVAAAKAAFPAWAATPIGERRQLIGQMADVIEVHAPELARLLTSEQGKPLADATEEVLGMAAFFRYLASLDLPAKVIEDSSGRRVEAHRRPLGVVGAIIPWNYPLLILGFKLPPALLAGNTLVVKPAPTTPLSTLRIAELVAGILPPGVLNVIADANDLGDALTRHPDVRKISFTGSTSTGRKVMASAAQTLKRITLELGGNDAGIVLDDVDPKKVAPGIFEGAFQNSGQVCLAIKRLYVHEAVYDELCEELAALANSAVVDDGLKQGTKLGPLQNRMQYEKVKSFLEDARINGKIVAGGEAMDRPGYFIKPTIVRDIEEGSRLVDEEQFGPVLPLIRYSEPDDAIRRANASSYGLGASVWSSDPERAYQIANRIDAGTVWINKHIDMAPHIPFGGAKQSGIGVEFAEEGLAEFTQLQIINGAR
- a CDS encoding DUF2478 domain-containing protein, which translates into the protein MFDSHSDLAAIVYRDGDDPDAVLRHFAMSLRSRGCRVVGLIQSARRRQACHEPSGVIIHSGRRIGLWRQLGPGAEGCRLDPGQLVDAGRQIAAELANGADLVIISRFGRQESEGHGLCGLILAALEMDIPVVIAVATWRFNEWLRFAEGMSVKLACRPAALQAWWQGTKRDASGPGSASRACLGRVCETLKSY